Sequence from the Maribacter aquivivus genome:
ATTTTAAGTTTTAAATGTAATGAATTTTGAGCATAAAAAAACCCTGACTTTACAGTCAGGGTTTAATATTTATAGTAATTGAATTATTAGAAACTGTAACGAGCGCTTACGTTAAAAGTTCTTCCAAATCCAAAGAATACTTTATTATCAGTAGAAATTCCTTCATAAGTAGCTCCATTACCTTCTGCAAACGTGTTTGTTAAAGATTCAGCAATATACTCTGTATCAAAAAGATTGTTAACGTTAGCTGCAATACTTAGTTTGTTGCTTCCTCCAAAACCAAAAGTGTAATAAGCACCTAAGTCAAAAAGAGTATAACTTGGCAAACGTAGTGAACCTTGGTTATCAGCAGAATCAAAATCTTCAGCATTTAAGAATGCATATAATCTTGACGCATTGTAAAGATTTGCACTAATTTTAAGATCTTCTATTGGTCTAATGATCATTTCTAAGTTAGTTGTGAACTGAGCAGCATCTCCAACTTTAACACCATCTAAGAATAAAGTTACATCTGGATCAATAACATTTCTATCATCATCTAAAGCTTGACCGAATGCATTACCTGAATATTCCCAATCACCTAAAGAAAGCATTCCTCTAAACTGTACAACATCTGATGCACGGTAGTCAGCTTCTATCTCGATACCTTGGTGAATTTGTTCTACACCGTTAATGTTCGCGTTACCTTCATCTCCTGTAGGAGTTTCAACACCAATGCTAACGAATCTATCTTTCCAAGTAGTTCTGTATATATTAACTTTAGCTCTGAAATCACCAAGATTAAGACCGTAACCCATTTCTAAACCAAGTACTTTCTCGTTGGTCAAATCTGGATTTAATTCATTTTGAAAGTTGATATAAACTGCATCAAACTGAGGTTGTTTTGAATAATAACCAGCATTAAAGAATACGTTATTAGCTTCATTCAAGTTAAAGTTAGCACCACCTTTAATGTTTCCACCTAAGATGTTCTCCCAATCTGTTTCTTGTAAAGGATCAGAATCTAAATAGTTAAAATAATCAATTCTCTTAAATCCTTGATTAGAAATACCACCCTGAAGAAAACCAGATACTATACCATCAGTATATTCTACCTGACCAAAAGCACCTGTCCATCTTACTAGACCATCGTTGTAATAATCAATTTTTTCTTCATCATCAATGCTCTTAAATACATTAACAATTGATGAAAAATCTGAATCTACAGCACCATCTTGACGAACAATATGGTTTGGATTGTTGATATTATCATCATCAAAATAACCATCTGCTCCTAAAAGATTATCTAATCTTCTGTAGTGTATACCTTTATAACTTCTTAAATCCACTCCAACATCATAATTCCACTTTTCATTGATTTGAGTATTCAAGTTAGCGATAACACCAAACCAGTTGTGTGAGTTGATAGAAGCTCTTCTAGCTAAACCATCACCAAAACTTGTTGTAATATATTCACCATCACCATTTGCAGATAATTGGTAATCGTTACCATCGTAAAAAGTAACCGCCTCACCACCGTTAAAACGAGAAATTAAATCGTAATCAACCTGCCCTGTTTCAGGAATTCTATATCTACTAGAACTAGCAAAACCAAAGCTTGGTCCTGAACCAATATCACCAGTACCACCACCACGACCAAAAGATGCGTAAGCAGAAGTTGATAATGTTGATTTTTCAGATGCTTTCCATTCCCAAGTTAAAGATGTAATAGGCTTATGATAAAAATTTCTTCTCCAACCAAATTCTTCACCGTTCAAAGTACCACCATTATAGTTATATTTTGCACCATACTCTAAGTGATCAGCTAAAGTTGCCACATTAAAGAAACTTGATGTTCTTTGATTGTGAACCTGAGGAGCACCTGTTAATACAAACTGAAAATTATGCTTTTCATTAGGCTCGTAACCCAAACCAATAAAATAGTTGTAACCTTCAAATTCCGTTCCTTGAATATAACCATCACCTGCTGTTCTACCTAATAAAATAGATGCAGCAAAACCTTTATCAGATTTTCCAGTATTGTATGCAACAGTAGTTTTTAAGTAGCCATCATTACCACCACCTAAAGTTACTGTACCACCTTCTTCTTGTTCGGTAGACTTTGTAATAACATTAATAGTACCACCTACAGATGATATAGCTAATTTAGAAGAACCTAAACCTCTTTGAACTTGCATAGCAGTAGTAACATCACCTAAACCAGCCCAGTTACTCCAATATACAGCTCCATTTTCCATATCGTTAACTGGAATACCGTTAACCATTACAGCAGTGTTTCTAGAATCAAAACCTCTTACATTAACTCTACCGTCACCAAAACCACCACCCGTTTTGGTAGCATATATAGAAGGAGTAGATTTAAGTATCTCAGGTAATTCTTGAGAACCTAATTTTTCTTGTATCTCAGAAGCTTTAATAGTTGAAACAGCTACAGGAGTTTCTCTATCCTTTGCTATATCTAAAATTCCAGTTACAACAACACCTTCTAATTCTTCAGCATTAGGCTCCAAAACAATAGAACCAATATTTCCTGAAGCAGTAAAAGCAACTTGCTTTGAATTAAAACCGATGTAAGAAATTACTAAAGTTCCAGATGCAGAACTTGTGTTAATTGTAAAATTACCATCAAAATCAGTTGATGTTCCATTTGTTGTTCCTTTTACTATTACTGTAGCACCTGGCAACGGACTATTTGAGTCGCCATCTAATACAGTACCAGTAATTGGTCCTTGTGAAAAAGCAGTTACGGTCATTAAAAATGCCGCTAATGCAAAATACATTTTTTTCATTTTCTTCGAGTATTTGTTAGTTTTTTAACTTGCTGCAAAAGTCAATTATTTTTAAACCTCCAACGTTAAGAGAACGTTAAATCAGCAAGACAAAAATACCTAAAAACCAAACACAATTTATGTGAAAATGAAATAGTTATCCATTTAATAGGAACTTTACAGTATTAAGAATTATTTCTTAAAATATTGCAAAAGTCTCAATGTAGAACTGTCGTGATCAGAAATATCTGAATTGTTAATATCATCTAGAATAGTACCAGCGAGCTGTTTTCCTAATTCTACACCCCATTGATCATAACTAAATATGTTCCAAATCACTCCTTGTACAAAAATCTTATGCTCATATAAAGCTATTAAAGAGCCTAAACTTTTTGGAGTCAGCTTATTCATTAAAATAGTATTAGTAGGTTTGTTACCCGCAAATACCTTGAACGAAGCTAGCTTATTAATTTCTGCTTCAGATAAATCTTTAGTCTTTAATTCTGCAACTACTTCTTCTTTAGTTTTACCATTCATTAAAGCCTCGGTCTGTGCGAAATAATTTGCCATCAATTTATTATGATGGTCCTTATCGCCATGTAAAGAATGTTTGAAACCAATAAAGTCTGTTGGTATTAATTTAGTACCCTGGTGTATTAACTGAAAAAAGGCATGCTGAGAATTTGTACCTGGTTCTCCCCAAATAATAGTTCCTGTTTCATAACCAACTTTATTACCAGCTCTATCTACACTTTTACCATTACTTTCCATTATACCCTGCTGTAAGTAGGCTGAAAATCTACTTAAATATTGTGCATAAGGAATTATTGCCTCTGTCTCTGCACCATAAAAGTTATTATACCAAACACTTATTAGTGCCATAACAACCGGAATGTTCTCTGAGAATTCGGTTTCCTTAAAATGTACATCGGTTTCATTGGCACCTTGTAACATTGCATCAAAGTTATCATAACCAACCGCCAAGGCAATTGTTAATCCAACAGCACTCCACAAAGAGAATCTACCACCTACCCAGTCCCACATTGGGAATACATTAGCAGCGTCTATACCGAATTCAGCAATTTTTTCACTATTAGTTGATACCGCAGCAAAGTGCTTTGCAATATCTTCTTGCGTACCATGATTCAAAAACCACTTCTTAATAGTAGTAGCGTTACTTAATGTTTCTTGTGTTGTAAAAGTTTTAGAAACTACAACGAACAACGTTGTCTCAGGATCTAATGTTTTTAAGATTTCATGAACATGATCACCATCTACATTACTAACAAAATGTATAGACAATTGGTTCTTATAAAATTTCAACGCTTCAGTTACCATTGCAGGACCTAGATCTGAACCGCCAATACCTATATTTACTACATCGGTAAATGCCTTACCGGTATATCCTTTTAATTCGCCATTGATTACAGAGTTGGTAAATTCTTTAATATGCTCTTTTACCTCATATATCTCTGGCATTACATTTTCACCATCAACCAAAACAACATCGTCCCTTTTAGCACGAAGTGCTGTATGCAAAACAGCTCTGCCTTCTGTTTCGTTGATTAGATCTCCACCAAAATAATCTTTTATAGCTCCTTTTAAATTTACCTCATCAGCCAATTTAAGCAACATCTGCATTGTCTCCTCTGATATTCTGTTTTTTGAATAATCAAAAAGGAAATCATTCCACTGTAATGTGAATTTTTCAGCTCTTTTTGCATCCGAAGAAAACAAACTTCTCAGATGCGTACCTTTAGTTTCTTCGTAATGAGCCGTTAATTTCTTCCAAATATCAGTTTGCTGTGGGTTTATTTTATTTAGTGCCATTTTCTTGATTAAGTGTTAGTAAATCCTCGTCTTCTTCTATTAAAACTTTAGGATAGATTATACAATCTAATTGTTCTTTATATGTTGCGATATACGCGAAGTATTCTTCTTTTAAGCTATCATGTAAAGGCTCTGCTTGCGGTAGTTCTTCTTGCAATGGATCCACTTGTTTACCATTTTTCCAAAAGCGATAGCACACATGTGGTCCACCTGTATTACCTGTCATACCAATCCATCCAATTACATCTCCCTGACGCACAAACTCACCCTTCTTTACCTTTTGAGCTTTCATGTGTAGATACTGTGTTGAATACGTACCATTATGTCTGATCTTAACATATTTACCATTACCGCCTCTTCTTGTAGACTCTACAACAGTACCATCTGCTGTAGCCATAATTGGTGTACCTATAGGCGCCGCATAATCTGTTCCTTTATGTGGTCGTAATTTATAACCGTAGTATTTTATTCTTCTTTTAAGATTGTACCTAGAAGATAATCTACCATACTCAACTGGCATTCTTAAAAACGTTCTCCTTAGGTTATTTGCATTCTCATCAAAGTAATCAACCAAACTTCTTAGCGAATCATTTTCATAAGCGAAGGCATATATAGGTTTGCCATTATGCTCAAAATATGCTGCTTCAATAGGCTCTGCACCTGCATATACCGTATCATTTATAAATTTCTCATTGTAGATGATCTTAAACTTATCGTTCTTTTGTAATCTAGAGAAATCAATTGTCCATGCATACACATTAGCTAGGTTATGCGTAACGTTATAATCTACACCCTGTTCTAATATAGCTTCTGACAAACTAGATTCTATTACTCCCGAAACTTCTCGCTGAACAAATTTAACCTTATTCTTATCCTTATATACATTAACACTATCGCGTAAATCTACAACGGTAAAGTTAATTGGATCGTTCTCATAAATAAATACCTGTGCTTGTGCTGTGGTATCTTTAGATTGCAAAATAGTGTATGGCTTACCTACACGAATTTTACGAACGTCAAAACTATCTTTAAAATTCTCTGAAATAGCCAGAACCTTTGGATAGTCTACTTTATTCTTCTGCATTAATTCACCAAAACTATCGCCATATTTAATAGTATCTAACTTAACATTGAATTCGTCTAAATTAAAACCAAATCTCTCATTTACTTGTGGCACTTCAGCAACCTTAACATTTTGAGCTACGTCTTTCTTCTCATTATCGGCGTCTTTGCATGATGCAATTACTATTAATGCCAATAATACTCCCCAATACTTCTGCATTATTCTACTCTTGATTTATCTGGATTTAACATATGGTCTACCCACTGCTTACCCCAATTATTTAATTCTTGTTCAGTGTATAATTCTGGAAAAAAAACGATTTTCTGAAAACTAGGCGGCAAATATTCTTTCCAATTTGTACCTCCTGTAGCTTCTATGTCACCAGTCTCTTTTCTTAAATACCTATGAGCAGACCCCATGTGCATTAGTTGCCAATTAATGTTGGCGTTTACATCTAATGTTTTCAAAGAAGCTACCAAAGTTTTATCTTCTCTCTGCTCTTTGGGTAAACTTAGGTATTTATGATATATTGTTGCGTTCTCTACCTGTTTTGCTATTCTTATTAGCCTAGGCGTATAACGATACTCGAACTGTTTTAAGGTCAAGGTTTTTTCGCCTGTATCTTTATCTGTAGCACCTTTTTTCCAATAGATATGTTCGTATAATTCTTCTATAGTAGATTCTGAAGAAAATTGAGCTCTTTCCGAAACATGAACTAAATTCTCTAAAGGTGTAGCATATAGTTCAATCATTCTAAACTGAGCAGACTGAAAACCACTTGCTGGCAGCAGTGCCATACGGTATTGCAAAAACTGCTCACGCTCCATACCCTTAATCATTACACTAAATGACGAAATAAGCACTTTGTAATAACTATTAACTCTTCTAACCTTTTCTATAAAAAAATCTAAGCTGTTACTTTTATCATCTACCAATTGTTTTTGCTCATGCAAAATCAATTTAAAATAAAGCTCGGTAATTTGATGATACATGATGAAAATCTCTTCATCAGGAAAATGTGTTCTTGGAACCTGTAGACTTAATAAAGTATCTAGATGAATATAATCCCAATAGGTAAGATAACGTTGGTGCAATAACCCATCTAAATAAGAGCTTAGATCTTGCCCTGAATCTTTATATTTTTCTTCTAACTTAGAGATTTGGGATTTAATCTTCTCTTTATCTTCCATTTGGGGTCTAATCCATTATAATTTTAAACTGATGCTTAAGACCATTATAACCATCTATATCTGCTTTTATAGCACCCACCGCTAAATCTGCTTTAATTCTTATAGGAATTCGATTGTCGTCATTCGACACCCATAATGATAAGCTTTCTTGCTCTTTAAATACACGCCCCGATTGTACCAAGGGTCTAAACTTCAAGCATTCTACTTTACCATATTTTGTATTTACAACTTCAACACCTAAATATTTAAGTTTAAAGTCGAAAATACCGTCATCGTCATAAAGCATTTTCAGGGTAATCGCTTTTCCTACTTCAAGGTCTTCCGTTTTATAGTTGTTCCTTAAAAAATAAAAAGCGGATATTAGATCCTGTATATTGTTCTCTAATGTAAAATTAAGCTTTTTCTTGTTTTTCTTATCATTAAGTTCTGCTTTAGATGTATTATGATCAAAGTTTATTTCTACATCTTTCTTATAACCACCTTCATTAATTTTACGAACGAACCTATATGGTTTGCCATCTTGTTTATCAAAATAACTTTCATAGGTATCATCTACCTTAAAAAACCAACTAGCTACACCCGTTGTTTCGCCATGACCAACTACATGATAAACAGATTTATCATCTATAGTCGCAGAATTTACCTGCAGCGTCGCATAACTTGCGTTTAAAAAACCATAATGCATTCTAAACTTCAACCACTCTCCTGTCTTAAAAGCCGACTGAGAACCTTGACCTTGGACACCAAAATATGTTAAGATAAGGGCGAATAAAAATAGTTTTTTCATAGTCCGTATTTTAATGTAAAAATAGTCATAGATAACTCTCTATAACTTTCATTACAATATCTTAAACAAAATTTATTCCAAAGTATTGTTGTATAAAAAAAGCCCAGCTTAAAAACTGGGCTTTTCCTAAATAACCAACCAAACTTTAAATTATGAAAAACCACTACTTAAAGTTGTAAGGGAACCACCCCTTAGCTGATGTAAATTTAAGGCACATTATTCTACCCACAGTACGGTTTAACTTACTTTAATGATAACCTTAACAGTTATTCACACTTCTAATAGATATTTAGGAAACTATTAAGAAAAGGAAGATATATTAAACCCTTTTTCTAGCTGCAATTTTAAATTAAACAATATTAAAACCAGTAGCCTACGCTTACAAAGAATTGAGACTTATCTATTTCTGGTGTCCACGAATACATGAGGTTCACCGGACCCAAAAATGACTCCAGACCATACCCTATTCCATAACCCGAGTATGTTGGCGCCTTAAACCAATCTCCTGTTCTAAAAAGATCATCATCAACATTTGCGAAATTTGCCGTGAACAAAGCATGGTTCTTTTTGGCAAATTCATAATCTAACCTCGCATATGCTTTTACGAAACTGTTACCAGGCAGACTTATAAAATCATACCCAACAAATGGAACAAAATTATTTATAAAATCTGTTCCATAACCACCAAGAAGAAAATCAAAAGAAGTAACGTTAGAAGTTCCCAATTTAAAACCACCTTCTGTTTCTATATTTATAGACAGCCTATTCACCAAAGGCATTGCCATACCTAAACGAGCTTTAGATATAGAAAAATCTTTAAAATTATTATTAAAATCTGATGACAATACATAATAATGCATATCACCGTTAAAATATAAGCCTCTAGACGGAAAATATTTATCGTCGTACGTATCTAATTTCAATGACCCAAAGGCACTTATAAAGTTACTCCTCTCAAAATATGTTCTACCATTACTAGATGTAGTACCTGGCGTAGTAACATCGGGTGTATCACCAAATGTTCTTGTACTGTATTGTAAATGCTTAAACTCCGCACCAAGTGTAAACGCAAACTCTTCTTTAACTACGGTTTGTATATACAGCTGGTTTGTAAAGTCAGAAACATTTAAATTAATTCTATTAAGTGTAGTTCCTGCGCCTACTTCAAAATTATCCTCTATTAAATCAAAATTAATTTCTTGCTCAAAATCATTGAATCTAGAATTAATTCCAAAACTCCAATAAGTACCTTTATCTATATAATATTCAAAGTTATATCTAATATTATCACCTAAAATAAAATCAAAGGAAGCGACATCGTCTTTTGACAGTATTCTCTTTTTTGTAATATTAATAAGCGCCCCACTTTTATACAAATCATCAAAATGAGCCCCTAACCTCAAAAACGAGGTATTTCTAGTTTCATCTAACGGAAGAATTAAATCTTCACCACCATTTAAATTATCAAGCAATTTATACTTGATTGTTCTAAAGTTACCTGTTGCAGATAAATTACTCATACCTTGTTGCAACTTTTTAAAGTTAATAGGCTCGTCTAAATTAAACCGCAACTTACCCTTTACATAACCTCTAGTATGAACAGTATTACCATCAATCAACAACCTATTGATCGTTAGCTTTTCATCTGGCTCAATTACAGAAATTGAATTTTTACTTTTTTCAAAACCTGTCGCCAGCTCTCTTAGTTCGTCAATTTTTAAATTAGCCGCATCTTCACCCGTTTTTACAATTTCACCTAACCTATTAAAATCTATTACAGAGTACTCTTCTATATTCGGCTTTATATAAATATCTGTCTTTTTAGACTTGATCTTCATATCTGCAACTGTACGGTAATTATTTATTTGTAATAATATTTCAGTTGCCGACAACAAGGCTTCCCTGTCAGATAAATCATGTTGAACATCTACGCCAATTATAATATCAGCGCCCATTGCCCTAACTTCATCTATAGGATAATTATTAACCACACCACCATCTATCAACACTTTATCATTAATGATCGTAGGCTCAAAAAGAGATGGCAATGTTCCACTTGCCAAAATAGCTTCTGGTAAATATCCTGAGTTTAAAATTACCTGTTTACCTGTTTCAATATCGGTCGCTATACATACAAACGGAGTTGGCAACATATTAAAATCATCTATATCTTTTACATGATATAATAGCCTAACAAACTCATTATATATATTCTGCCCGCCCGAAAATGCCGGAGGCACGGTAACTTTGAAATTCTTGAAGGGCAGCGTCAATGAGTAACGTTCAGAATCTTCCTTTTCATAAAAGGTTTTGGCACTTCTAGGAAGATTATCTTGAATTAACGAACCAATATTGGTTGTCTTAAAGATAGAATCTAATTCATTAGCAGTATAGCCCGCTGCGTATAAAGCACCTACAATAGCACCCATACTAGAACCGCCTATATAATCAATTTCAACACCTGCTTCTTCTATAATTTTTAAAGCACCTATATGCGCCATACCTTTTGCACCGCCGCCACTTAATACCAAACCAATTTTAGGCTTTTTCTTTTCCTCTTTATTTTGAGCAAACAAAGAGCCGACACTCAATAAAAGCACCGACAACAGTATTGGTATTCTACCTAAATTATTCTTTACGAAAAGATTCATATATCTTTTTTGCTTTTGATGCCCCTACCTCTTCACTTAGACTTTCTATAGAAGCTTCTTTGATGCGTTTTACCGATTTGAATTTCTTCAACAATTGCTGTGCTGTCTTTTCACCGACACCATCTATACCTTCTAATTCAGAATTAATAGCTCCTTTACTTCTTTTATTTCTATGAAACGTTATCCCGAATCTGTGGGCTTCATTTCGTAAATATTGAATTATTTTAAGACTCTCAGACTTCTTATCCAAATACAAAGGTATAGGGTCTTCTGGAAAGTAAATCTCCTCTAATCGTTTTGCAATACCAATAATAGCAATTTTACCACGCAACCCTAAAAGATCTAAACTTTTTAAAGCTGATGATAATTGACCCTTTCCACCATCAATAACAATTAACTGAGGCAATGGCTGCATTTCTTCTTGCAATCTTTTATACCTACGGTACACCACTTCTTCCATAGATGCAAAATCATCAGGACCAGTTACTGTCTTTATGTTATAATGTCTGTACTCTTTTTTTGACGGCTTTCCATCTCTAAAAACAACACATGCCGCCACAGGGTTGCTACCTTGAATATTACTGTTATCAAAACACTCAATATGCCTAGGCTCTGCAGATAACCTTATATCTTTTTTCATCTGCGCCATTATTCTATTAGTATGACGATCAGGATCAATTATTTTAATTTGGTTAAAACGTTCTTGCCTAAAGAATTTGGCATTACGTTCAGACAAATCTAGAATTCGCTTTTTATCTCCCAATTTCGGAACAGTTACTTTTAACCCTGGCGATACAGCTATATTAAAAGGTACGTAAAGTTCTTTTGAATCAGATTTAAATCGATCTCTAATTTCAACAATAGCCAATTCTAGCAAATCTTCATCTTTCTCTTCAAGTTTCTTCTTAATTTCCATAGTATGGGACCTTATTATTGACCCATGCGCCAACTGAAGAAAATTAACATACGCAAAAGCATTGTCTGATATTATACTGAATACATCTACATTACTGATCTTAGGGTTTACTATTGTCGTTTTAACCTGATAATTTTCTAAAACATCTATCTTATCTTTTATCTCTTGAGCTTCTTCAAACTTCATTTCTTCTGCCAGAGCTTTCATCTGGCTTTTAAAATAAGTGATCGATGATTTAAAATTTCCTTTTACAATTTCGCGTATATCATCTATTTGCCGATCATATTCTGTTATAGATTGATATCCTTCACACGGTCCTTTGCAATTGCCTAAATGATATTCTAAACACACCTTATATTTACCTGCATTAATTTTCTCGGCAGATAAATCATAATTGCATGTTCTTAATGGATACACACTTTTAATCAAATCTAAAAGCACACGCACTGTTTTCATACTAGTATACGGACCAAAATATTCAGAGCCATCTTTTATCACCCTTCTGGTCGGGAAAAATCTTGGAAATCGTTCATTTTTAAGACAAAGCCAAGGGTATGACTTATCATCCTTTAATAATACATTATACCTAGGTCTTAATTCTTTAATTAAATTATTTTCCAACAAAAGGGCATCTGACTCCGTTGGCACTACAATATGCTTAATAGACCGAATCTTTTTGACTAAAACACGAGTTTTACCATATTCATGATTCTTGTTGAAATAGGATGAAACTCGTTTCTTTAAATTCTTTGCCTTACCCACATATAATATACCGTCATTACTGTCGTAAAACTGATATACTCCCGGACCGGTAGGTAATGCACTTAGCTGTATGTTTATGGGAATTTCTGTCATAATTTGATACCACTAATTTAGTCTATAAAACTCATTTCGTATTACACCACATGAGTAAATTCTAATTACAATTCTTTTTAAGTGATTATGAATATGATATTTAATGGACCTATATTTTTACATCTAAATAATATTACCTTATTCATATTATGGTATTAATAATTTGAAATA
This genomic interval carries:
- the uvrC gene encoding excinuclease ABC subunit UvrC; translation: MTEIPINIQLSALPTGPGVYQFYDSNDGILYVGKAKNLKKRVSSYFNKNHEYGKTRVLVKKIRSIKHIVVPTESDALLLENNLIKELRPRYNVLLKDDKSYPWLCLKNERFPRFFPTRRVIKDGSEYFGPYTSMKTVRVLLDLIKSVYPLRTCNYDLSAEKINAGKYKVCLEYHLGNCKGPCEGYQSITEYDRQIDDIREIVKGNFKSSITYFKSQMKALAEEMKFEEAQEIKDKIDVLENYQVKTTIVNPKISNVDVFSIISDNAFAYVNFLQLAHGSIIRSHTMEIKKKLEEKDEDLLELAIVEIRDRFKSDSKELYVPFNIAVSPGLKVTVPKLGDKKRILDLSERNAKFFRQERFNQIKIIDPDRHTNRIMAQMKKDIRLSAEPRHIECFDNSNIQGSNPVAACVVFRDGKPSKKEYRHYNIKTVTGPDDFASMEEVVYRRYKRLQEEMQPLPQLIVIDGGKGQLSSALKSLDLLGLRGKIAIIGIAKRLEEIYFPEDPIPLYLDKKSESLKIIQYLRNEAHRFGITFHRNKRSKGAINSELEGIDGVGEKTAQQLLKKFKSVKRIKEASIESLSEEVGASKAKKIYESFRKE